In one window of Nocardioides panacisoli DNA:
- the rpoZ gene encoding DNA-directed RNA polymerase subunit omega, translating into MSAPNIAAEGVTNPPIDDLLSKTDSKYRLVLYSAKRARQINAYYSQLGEGLLEYVGPLVETHVQEKPLSIALREINEDLLECEEVDPAVLAAEEQAAQEAAAARQPAEDETDVASE; encoded by the coding sequence GTGTCTGCGCCCAACATCGCTGCCGAGGGTGTCACCAACCCTCCGATCGACGACCTGCTGTCTAAGACCGACAGCAAGTACCGCTTGGTCCTCTACAGCGCCAAGCGTGCGCGCCAGATCAACGCCTACTACTCCCAGCTCGGCGAGGGCCTGCTGGAGTACGTCGGTCCGCTCGTGGAGACCCACGTGCAGGAGAAGCCGCTCTCGATCGCACTGCGCGAGATCAACGAGGACCTGCTCGAGTGCGAGGAGGTCGACCCCGCGGTGCTGGCCGCCGAGGAGCAGGCAGCCCAGGAGGCCGCTGCCGCCCGGCAGCCCGCCGAGGACGAGACCGACGTCGCGTCCGAGTGA
- the gmk gene encoding guanylate kinase: MVVLAGPTAVGKGTVAAVVRESHPEVWMSVSATTRARRPGEVDGVHYWFVDDDRFDQMLAADELLEWAVVHGTHRYGTPRRPVEEALAQGRPALLEIDLQGARQVRESMPEALFVFLKPPSWEELVRRLVGRGTETEEERTRRLSTAEDELAAEPEFDEVIVNHEVHDAAEQLVTLMTAGCDVP; this comes from the coding sequence CTGGTGGTGCTCGCCGGCCCCACCGCGGTCGGCAAGGGCACCGTGGCGGCCGTCGTACGCGAGTCCCATCCCGAGGTGTGGATGTCGGTCTCGGCCACCACCCGTGCCCGTCGGCCGGGCGAGGTCGACGGGGTGCACTACTGGTTCGTCGACGATGACCGCTTCGACCAGATGCTGGCCGCCGACGAGCTGCTGGAGTGGGCCGTCGTGCACGGCACGCACCGCTACGGCACGCCGCGCCGCCCCGTCGAGGAGGCACTGGCCCAGGGGCGGCCCGCGCTGCTCGAGATCGACCTGCAGGGGGCGCGCCAGGTCCGGGAGTCGATGCCGGAGGCGCTGTTCGTCTTCCTCAAGCCCCCCTCGTGGGAGGAGCTGGTACGCCGCCTGGTCGGGCGGGGCACCGAGACCGAGGAGGAACGCACCCGACGGCTCAGCACCGCCGAGGACGAGCTCGCCGCCGAGCCCGAGTTCGACGAGGTCATCGTCAACCATGAAGTTCACGATGCCGCCGAGCAGTTGGTAACCTTGATGACGGCCGGTTGTGACGTCCCCTGA
- the mihF gene encoding integration host factor, actinobacterial type, protein MALPPLTPEQRQAALEKAAAARRERAAVKNRLKHSGASIAEVLHEGRANEVVGKMRVLDLLQSVPGLGKVRARQLMERLGIAESRRVRGLGAKQIAALEREFAPGE, encoded by the coding sequence GTGGCTCTGCCCCCGCTCACCCCAGAACAGCGCCAGGCTGCGCTGGAGAAGGCCGCCGCCGCCCGCCGGGAGCGGGCCGCGGTCAAGAACCGGCTCAAGCACTCCGGCGCCTCCATCGCCGAGGTGCTGCACGAGGGGCGTGCCAACGAGGTCGTCGGCAAGATGCGGGTGCTGGACCTGTTGCAGTCGGTGCCGGGGCTCGGCAAGGTGCGCGCTCGACAGCTGATGGAGCGGCTCGGGATCGCCGAGTCGCGCCGGGTGCGGGGGCTGGGCGCGAAGCAGATCGCCGCGCTCGAGCGCGAATTCGCCCCGGGCGAGTGA
- the pyrF gene encoding orotidine-5'-phosphate decarboxylase, whose product MTEPFGVRYAAALAERGHLCAGIDPHPGLLRAWGYDDTPAGLERFALGAAEAMAPYAALVKPQSAFYERHGSRGVAVLERVVATCREAGALVLLDVKRGDIGSTSRAYAEAYLDPAAPLAVDAITVSPYLGFGSLQPFVDLATEHGRGLFVLAATSNPEGPEVQQATSDDGATVAAGVLARLRDLNRGAGPVGSFGAVVGATVGTGTGLDLDFGGPVLAPGYGAQGGTVADLAAIFGARARWVAAASSRGLLEAGPDATALRSAVERANDELRALSS is encoded by the coding sequence GTGACCGAGCCGTTCGGCGTCCGCTACGCGGCCGCACTGGCCGAGCGCGGCCACCTGTGTGCCGGCATCGACCCGCATCCCGGCCTGCTCCGGGCCTGGGGGTACGACGACACCCCCGCCGGTCTCGAGCGCTTCGCGCTCGGTGCTGCCGAGGCGATGGCGCCGTACGCCGCGCTGGTCAAGCCGCAGTCGGCGTTCTACGAGCGCCACGGCAGCCGGGGCGTCGCCGTGCTGGAACGGGTCGTGGCCACCTGCCGCGAGGCCGGCGCCCTGGTACTGCTCGACGTCAAGCGCGGCGACATCGGCTCCACCTCGCGCGCGTACGCCGAGGCCTACCTCGACCCGGCGGCCCCGCTCGCCGTGGACGCGATCACCGTCAGCCCCTACCTCGGGTTCGGCTCGCTGCAGCCCTTCGTGGACCTCGCCACCGAGCACGGTCGCGGGCTGTTCGTGCTGGCGGCGACCTCCAACCCGGAGGGACCCGAGGTGCAGCAGGCGACGAGCGACGACGGGGCCACGGTCGCGGCCGGCGTCCTCGCCCGGCTGCGGGACCTCAACCGTGGCGCCGGTCCCGTCGGCTCCTTCGGCGCGGTGGTCGGCGCCACGGTGGGCACCGGCACGGGCCTGGACCTCGACTTCGGTGGCCCGGTCCTCGCGCCGGGCTACGGCGCACAGGGCGGCACCGTCGCCGACCTCGCGGCGATCTTCGGCGCGCGTGCGCGATGGGTCGCGGCCGCCTCGTCGCGCGGCCTGCTCGAGGCGGGCCCGGACGCGACCGCGCTGCGCAGCGCGGTCGAGCGCGCCAACGACGAGCTCCGGGCGCTGTCGTCGTGA
- a CDS encoding quinone-dependent dihydroorotate dehydrogenase has protein sequence MIYERLFRHALTRVDAERAHHLGLGAIRTAGPALRGLDRIDRRGAAGRSAVGRPVEALGLRFPNALGLAAGFDKNAVGHRDLAALGFGHVEVGTVTALAQPGNPRPRLFRLPADRAVVNRMGFNNDGAAAVAERLAADRARHGERERTSGPRLGVNIGKSKVVPDEDQAAVEADYATSTRLLAPHADYFVVNVSSPNTPGLRNLQAVEKLAPLLRRVREEADRARERSGGPHLPLLVKIAPDLADADVLAVADMVGELALDGIIATNTTISREGLRSDAAAVAEVGAGGLSGAPLRERSTEVLRLLRGRVGPELTLIGVGGISTPADATERLAAGATLVQAYSGFIYGGPLWPRRVLKG, from the coding sequence GTGATCTACGAGCGGCTCTTCCGGCACGCACTGACCCGGGTCGACGCCGAGCGGGCGCACCACCTGGGCCTCGGTGCGATCCGCACCGCGGGTCCGGCGTTGCGCGGGCTCGACCGGATCGACCGGCGCGGCGCCGCCGGCCGGTCCGCGGTGGGCCGCCCGGTCGAGGCGCTCGGACTGCGGTTCCCCAACGCGCTCGGCCTCGCGGCGGGATTCGACAAGAACGCCGTCGGCCACCGGGACCTGGCCGCGCTCGGCTTCGGCCACGTCGAGGTCGGCACCGTCACGGCGCTCGCGCAGCCGGGCAATCCCCGGCCACGGCTCTTCCGGCTGCCGGCCGACCGGGCCGTGGTCAACCGCATGGGCTTCAACAACGACGGCGCGGCGGCCGTCGCGGAGCGCCTCGCCGCTGACCGCGCCCGCCACGGCGAGCGTGAGCGCACCTCGGGTCCGAGGCTGGGCGTCAACATCGGCAAGTCCAAGGTGGTCCCCGACGAGGACCAGGCCGCGGTCGAGGCCGACTACGCGACCTCCACGCGGCTGCTCGCGCCGCACGCGGACTACTTCGTGGTCAACGTCAGTTCGCCCAACACGCCGGGGCTGCGCAACCTGCAGGCGGTGGAGAAGCTGGCGCCGCTGCTGCGACGGGTCCGCGAGGAGGCGGACCGGGCCCGTGAACGGTCGGGTGGCCCGCACCTGCCGCTGCTGGTCAAGATCGCCCCGGACCTCGCCGACGCGGACGTGCTGGCCGTCGCCGACATGGTCGGTGAGCTCGCGCTGGACGGCATCATCGCGACCAACACCACGATCTCGCGCGAGGGACTCCGCTCCGACGCCGCTGCCGTCGCCGAGGTCGGCGCAGGTGGGCTCTCCGGTGCGCCGCTGCGCGAGCGCTCCACGGAGGTCCTGCGGCTGCTGCGCGGTCGGGTGGGACCCGAGCTCACGCTCATCGGCGTGGGCGGCATCAGCACTCCTGCGGACGCCACGGAGCGCCTTGCCGCGGGTGCCACGCTGGTACAGGCCTACTCCGGCTTCATCTACGGCGGTCCGCTGTGGCCGCGTCGGGTCCTGAAGGGGTGA
- the carB gene encoding carbamoyl-phosphate synthase large subunit: protein MPKRTDIESVLVIGSGPIVIGQACEFDYSGTQACRVLKAEGLRVVLVNSNPATIMTDPEFADATYVEPITPEYVEKVIAKERPDALLPTLGGQTALNAAIALHENGVLEKYGVEMIGASFDAINRGENRELFNGIVDKVGGEVARSRICHTMDDCLGAVEELGFPVVVRPSFTMGGAGSGMAYDEDDLHRIAGTGLSLSPTTEVLLEESILGWKEYELEVMRDKADNVVIVCSIENFDPMGVHTGDSITVAPAMTLTDREYQRLRDLAIDIIREVGVDTGGCNIQYAVNPDDGRIIVIEMNPRVSRSSALASKATGFPIAKIAAKVAVGYTLDEIPNDITAETPASFEPSLDYVVVKVPRFAFEKFPGADPTLTTHMKSVGEAMAIGRNFTEALQKALRSLESRSAPFDWTKDHVDLDRSTLLEQVRTPHDGRLRLVMDALRAGATAEQVHEATGIDPWFVDQLLLINEVAQELIAADELSPALLRRAKRHGFSDTQLGRIRGMEADVVRGVRHALGVRPVYKTVDTCAAEFAAQTPYLYSSYDEETEVTPRERPAVIILGSGPNRIGQGIEFDYSCVHASLALSEAGYETVMVNCNPETVSTDYDTSDRLYFEPLTLEDVLEVVHAEQQAGPVAGVVCQLGGQTPLGLAQGLKDAGVTIVGTAPEAIHLAEERGSFGRVLGEAGLMAPQHGLATSFEEARVVAEQIGYPVLVRPSYVLGGRGMEIVYDDPSLADYISRATEVTPEHPVLVDRFIDDAVEIDVDALYDGEQLYLGGVMEHIEEAGIHSGDSSCALPPITLGQDEIDQIRTATEGIARGVGVRGLINIQFALGADVLYVLEANPRASRTVPFVSKATGVPLAKAAARLMMGESIAELRRVGVLPAEGDGGTLPPDQPIAVKEAVMPFNRFRTPDGLQVDTVLGPEMKSTGEVMGLDADFGAAFAKAQAGAFGPLPTQGKVFVSMANRDKRHMVFPLKVLSEMGFEVLATQGTADVLRRSGVSARVVRKHFEGAGPDGEPTTIDLINAGEVDLIINTPHGTSSGGAVRIDGYEIRTAAVRNNVPCITTVQGLGAAVQGIEALRRGDVDVRSLQDWGVR from the coding sequence ATGCCGAAGCGCACCGACATCGAGTCCGTCCTGGTGATCGGCTCCGGGCCGATCGTCATCGGTCAGGCCTGCGAGTTCGACTACTCCGGCACCCAGGCGTGCCGGGTGCTGAAGGCCGAGGGCCTCCGCGTGGTCCTGGTGAACTCCAACCCGGCGACGATCATGACCGACCCCGAGTTCGCCGACGCGACCTACGTCGAGCCCATCACGCCCGAGTACGTCGAGAAGGTCATCGCCAAGGAGCGCCCGGACGCCCTGCTGCCCACGCTGGGCGGACAGACCGCCCTCAACGCCGCCATCGCACTCCACGAGAACGGCGTGCTGGAGAAGTACGGCGTGGAGATGATCGGCGCCAGCTTCGATGCCATCAACCGCGGCGAGAACCGCGAGCTGTTCAACGGCATCGTGGACAAGGTCGGCGGTGAGGTCGCCCGCAGCCGCATCTGCCACACCATGGACGACTGCCTCGGCGCCGTCGAGGAGCTCGGCTTCCCCGTCGTCGTCCGCCCCAGCTTCACCATGGGCGGTGCCGGCTCCGGCATGGCCTACGACGAGGACGACCTGCACCGCATCGCCGGCACCGGCCTCTCGCTCAGCCCGACCACCGAGGTGCTCCTGGAGGAGTCGATCCTCGGCTGGAAGGAGTACGAGCTGGAGGTCATGCGCGACAAGGCCGACAACGTGGTGATCGTGTGCTCGATCGAGAACTTCGACCCGATGGGCGTGCACACCGGCGACTCCATCACCGTCGCCCCTGCGATGACGCTGACCGACCGCGAGTACCAGCGGCTGCGCGACCTCGCCATCGACATCATCCGCGAGGTCGGCGTCGACACCGGCGGCTGCAACATCCAGTACGCCGTCAACCCCGACGACGGGCGGATCATCGTCATCGAGATGAACCCGCGGGTCTCCCGGTCCTCGGCCCTGGCCTCGAAGGCCACCGGCTTCCCGATCGCCAAGATCGCGGCCAAGGTCGCCGTGGGCTACACCCTCGACGAGATCCCCAACGACATCACCGCCGAGACGCCGGCGTCCTTCGAGCCCTCGCTGGACTACGTCGTGGTCAAGGTCCCGCGGTTCGCCTTCGAGAAGTTCCCCGGCGCCGACCCGACGCTGACGACCCACATGAAGTCGGTCGGTGAGGCGATGGCGATCGGGCGCAACTTCACCGAGGCGCTGCAGAAGGCGCTGCGGTCGCTGGAGTCGAGGTCGGCGCCCTTCGACTGGACCAAGGACCACGTCGACCTCGACCGGTCGACCCTGCTGGAGCAGGTCCGCACCCCGCACGACGGCCGGCTGCGGCTGGTCATGGACGCCCTGCGTGCCGGCGCGACCGCCGAGCAGGTCCACGAGGCGACCGGCATCGACCCCTGGTTCGTCGACCAGCTGCTGCTGATCAACGAGGTCGCCCAGGAGCTCATCGCCGCCGACGAGCTCTCCCCGGCGCTGCTGCGGCGCGCCAAGCGGCATGGCTTCTCCGACACCCAGCTGGGACGGATCCGGGGCATGGAGGCCGACGTCGTGCGCGGCGTACGCCACGCCCTCGGGGTGCGGCCGGTCTACAAGACCGTCGACACCTGCGCGGCGGAGTTCGCGGCGCAGACGCCCTACCTCTACTCCTCCTACGACGAGGAGACCGAGGTGACGCCGCGGGAACGCCCGGCGGTGATCATCCTGGGCAGCGGTCCCAACCGGATCGGCCAGGGCATCGAGTTCGACTACTCCTGCGTCCACGCCTCGCTCGCACTGAGTGAGGCCGGGTACGAGACCGTCATGGTCAACTGCAATCCCGAGACCGTCTCCACCGACTACGACACCTCCGACCGGCTCTACTTCGAGCCGCTGACGCTGGAGGACGTGCTCGAGGTGGTCCACGCCGAGCAGCAGGCCGGCCCGGTCGCCGGCGTGGTGTGCCAGCTGGGCGGCCAGACGCCGCTCGGCCTGGCGCAGGGACTGAAGGATGCCGGGGTGACGATCGTCGGCACCGCGCCGGAGGCCATCCACCTGGCCGAGGAGCGCGGCTCCTTCGGTCGGGTGCTGGGGGAGGCCGGCCTGATGGCACCGCAGCACGGCCTCGCCACCAGCTTCGAGGAGGCCCGGGTGGTCGCCGAGCAGATCGGCTACCCGGTGCTGGTGCGCCCGTCCTACGTGCTGGGCGGGCGTGGCATGGAGATCGTGTACGACGACCCCTCGCTCGCCGACTACATCTCGCGTGCCACCGAGGTCACCCCCGAGCACCCCGTGCTGGTCGATCGGTTCATCGACGACGCGGTGGAGATCGACGTCGACGCGCTCTACGACGGCGAGCAGCTGTACCTCGGCGGCGTGATGGAGCACATCGAGGAGGCCGGGATCCACTCCGGTGACTCCTCCTGCGCCCTGCCGCCGATCACCCTGGGCCAGGACGAGATCGACCAGATCCGCACCGCGACCGAGGGCATCGCGCGCGGCGTCGGCGTACGCGGCCTGATCAACATCCAGTTCGCGCTCGGTGCCGACGTGCTCTACGTGCTCGAGGCCAACCCGCGCGCGAGCCGGACGGTGCCGTTCGTCTCCAAGGCCACCGGCGTGCCACTGGCGAAGGCGGCGGCGCGGCTGATGATGGGGGAGTCGATCGCCGAGCTGCGCCGTGTCGGCGTGCTGCCCGCGGAGGGCGACGGCGGCACGCTGCCGCCGGACCAGCCGATCGCGGTCAAGGAAGCGGTCATGCCGTTCAACCGGTTCCGGACCCCGGACGGGTTGCAGGTCGACACCGTCCTCGGTCCCGAGATGAAGTCCACCGGCGAGGTCATGGGCCTCGACGCCGACTTCGGTGCGGCATTCGCCAAGGCCCAGGCAGGCGCCTTCGGGCCGCTGCCCACGCAGGGCAAGGTGTTCGTGTCGATGGCCAACCGGGACAAGCGGCACATGGTCTTCCCGCTCAAGGTCCTCTCGGAGATGGGCTTCGAGGTCCTCGCGACCCAGGGCACCGCCGACGTGCTGCGCCGCAGCGGCGTGTCGGCCCGCGTGGTGCGCAAGCACTTCGAAGGCGCCGGTCCCGACGGGGAGCCGACCACCATCGACCTGATCAACGCCGGCGAGGTGGACCTGATCATCAACACCCCCCACGGCACCAGCAGCGGGGGAGCGGTCCGCATCGACGGCTACGAGATCCGCACCGCGGCGGTGCGCAACAACGTCCCCTGCATCACCACGGTGCAGGGACTCGGGGCGGCCGTGCAGGGCATCGAGGCGCTGCGCCGGGGCGACGTCGACGTCCGCTCGCTGCAGGACTGGGGAGTGCGGTGA